One genomic window of Halovivax cerinus includes the following:
- the leuS gene encoding leucine--tRNA ligase translates to MSDEGYDHASVERRWRDAWDDADVYRTPDDVDDPTYVLGMYPYPSGELHMGHVRNYTITDAYARYRRMRGDDVLHPMGWDAFGLPAENAAKERDTNPRDWTFDCIDRMRDQMESIGLGFDWDREVTTCVPEYYRWNQWLFSRFYDEGLVDRRAAEVNWCPHCETVLADEQVEGEAELCWRCDTPVETRELEQWFLKITEYADELLEAIDDLDGWPNSVRQMQRNWIGRQYGTELEFDISGHGPVEAFTTRVDTIYGATFFALAPDHPISENLAEEDEDVRHFVEHEADPDGDEPNGVATDLTATNPATGEEIPVFVADFVLSDVGTGALMGVPGHDDRDHAFAEKMGVEIRPVIAPEPEDSDGEPNPDAPDVSEGAFTDDGVLVDSGEYSGLDSETARERLTADIESAEHTAQYQLRDWGISRQRYWGTPIPVVHCEDCGAVTVPDEDLPVELPEFINTTGNPLDAADEWTETTCPDCGGPATRETDTMDTFVDSSWYFLRYVSPDLDEAPFDVERANDWLPVDQYVGGIEHAVMHLLYSRFFTKVLADHEGLTFREPFDNLLAQGMVQLEGSKMSKSKGNTVSPQRIVDEYGADTARLFMMQAAQPDTAFDWSEEGVRSTYAFLTRLQEAVADFVADPPNGEADAVSSYVDGEIDATIAIAGEEYDELRYNRALRETQDLVRTLRQYADYTEPDPDTFERGLSAVVRLLAPVAPHLAEELWDELGRDGFVVDAEWPTAAVDRERVEDRRRLVENTREDVRDIVEVAGLEDPERIDVVVAPDWKYDALEIAIESDASNLIGELMGHDHIREQGDAAADYGQDLQAEREALRETLDPDAEREALESAAWLIEREFDAPVTVLDADEADEGTVKNAEPGRPGIDIVE, encoded by the coding sequence ATGAGCGACGAGGGCTACGACCACGCGTCCGTCGAGCGGCGGTGGCGGGACGCGTGGGACGATGCGGACGTGTATCGGACACCGGACGACGTCGACGATCCGACGTACGTCCTCGGAATGTATCCGTATCCCTCGGGCGAACTCCACATGGGTCACGTTCGGAACTACACGATCACGGACGCCTACGCCCGGTACCGCCGGATGCGTGGCGACGACGTCCTGCACCCGATGGGGTGGGACGCCTTCGGCTTGCCGGCCGAGAACGCGGCGAAGGAGCGCGATACGAACCCGCGGGACTGGACGTTCGACTGCATCGACCGCATGCGCGACCAGATGGAGTCGATCGGCCTGGGCTTCGACTGGGACCGGGAGGTCACGACCTGTGTCCCCGAGTACTATCGGTGGAACCAGTGGCTCTTCTCCCGATTCTACGACGAGGGGCTGGTCGACCGCCGCGCAGCCGAGGTCAACTGGTGCCCCCACTGCGAGACCGTGCTCGCCGACGAGCAAGTCGAGGGGGAAGCCGAACTGTGCTGGCGGTGTGACACGCCCGTCGAGACGCGCGAGCTGGAGCAGTGGTTCCTGAAGATCACCGAGTACGCCGACGAACTGCTGGAGGCGATCGACGACCTGGACGGCTGGCCGAACTCGGTCCGCCAGATGCAGCGCAACTGGATCGGCCGGCAGTACGGGACGGAACTGGAGTTCGATATTTCTGGTCACGGCCCCGTCGAGGCCTTCACCACCCGCGTCGACACCATCTACGGCGCGACGTTCTTCGCGCTCGCGCCGGATCACCCGATCAGCGAAAACCTCGCCGAGGAAGACGAAGACGTTCGCCACTTCGTCGAGCACGAGGCCGACCCCGACGGTGACGAGCCCAACGGTGTCGCGACGGACCTGACCGCGACGAACCCGGCGACCGGCGAGGAGATCCCGGTCTTCGTCGCCGACTTCGTCCTCTCGGACGTCGGGACGGGCGCGCTGATGGGCGTCCCCGGCCACGACGACCGTGACCACGCCTTCGCCGAGAAGATGGGCGTCGAGATCCGACCCGTTATCGCGCCGGAACCGGAGGATTCCGACGGCGAGCCGAACCCTGACGCGCCCGACGTGAGCGAGGGAGCCTTCACCGACGACGGCGTCCTCGTCGACTCCGGCGAGTACAGCGGCCTGGATAGCGAGACGGCTCGCGAGCGCCTGACCGCTGACATCGAGAGCGCCGAGCACACGGCGCAGTACCAGCTACGTGACTGGGGCATCTCCCGCCAGCGGTACTGGGGGACGCCGATCCCCGTCGTCCACTGCGAGGACTGCGGCGCGGTCACGGTACCCGACGAGGACCTGCCGGTCGAGTTGCCCGAGTTCATCAACACGACCGGCAACCCACTCGACGCCGCCGACGAGTGGACGGAGACGACCTGTCCGGACTGCGGTGGACCTGCAACGCGCGAGACGGACACGATGGACACCTTCGTCGACTCCTCGTGGTACTTCCTGCGGTACGTCTCGCCCGACCTCGACGAGGCGCCGTTCGACGTCGAGCGGGCCAACGACTGGCTGCCCGTCGACCAGTACGTCGGCGGCATCGAGCACGCCGTGATGCACCTGCTGTACTCGCGCTTCTTCACGAAGGTGCTCGCCGACCACGAGGGCCTCACGTTCCGCGAACCGTTCGACAACCTGCTCGCGCAGGGGATGGTGCAACTGGAGGGCTCGAAGATGTCGAAGTCGAAGGGCAACACCGTCTCACCCCAGCGTATCGTCGACGAGTACGGCGCCGACACGGCCCGCCTGTTCATGATGCAGGCCGCCCAGCCCGACACTGCCTTCGACTGGAGCGAGGAGGGCGTCCGCTCGACGTACGCGTTCTTGACGCGACTGCAGGAGGCGGTGGCGGATTTCGTCGCAGACCCGCCCAACGGGGAGGCCGACGCCGTTTCGAGCTACGTCGACGGTGAGATCGACGCGACGATCGCCATCGCGGGCGAGGAGTACGACGAACTCCGGTACAACCGAGCGCTGCGCGAGACCCAGGACCTGGTGCGGACGCTGCGCCAGTACGCCGACTACACCGAACCCGACCCGGACACGTTCGAGCGCGGCCTCTCGGCGGTCGTGCGCCTGCTGGCGCCCGTCGCGCCTCACCTCGCCGAGGAGCTGTGGGACGAACTCGGTCGCGACGGCTTCGTCGTCGACGCCGAGTGGCCGACGGCCGCGGTCGACCGCGAGCGGGTCGAGGATCGACGCCGCCTGGTCGAGAACACACGCGAGGACGTTCGCGACATCGTCGAGGTGGCCGGCCTCGAGGACCCCGAGCGGATCGACGTCGTCGTCGCGCCCGACTGGAAGTACGACGCCCTCGAGATCGCCATCGAGAGCGACGCGTCCAACCTGATCGGCGAACTGATGGGCCACGACCACATCCGCGAGCAGGGCGACGCCGCCGCGGACTACGGCCAGGACTTGCAGGCCGAACGCGAGGCGCTCCGGGAGACGCTGGATCCCGACGCCGAACGCGAGGCGCTGGAGTCCGCGGCGTGGCTGATCGAGCGCGAGTTCGACGCGCCCGTGACGGTACTGGACGCCGACGAAGCCGACGAGGGAACGGTGAAAAACGCCGAACCCGGTCGGCCGGGCATCGACATCGTGGAGTGA
- a CDS encoding Hsp20/alpha crystallin family protein: protein MRRNPFDDLEELFDRLSNQFEDTMAGESGLTVPGTIGVDVADTGDEYVVTADLPGYDTDDVDLRLVDGALRLEASRSGSETYEDGDYIRRERTQRSINRRIRIPEPVEEDGVEATYNNGILTVTLPKLSGGEGGGHEIDIS from the coding sequence ATGCGCCGAAACCCGTTCGACGACCTGGAGGAGCTGTTCGATCGCCTCAGCAACCAGTTCGAGGACACGATGGCCGGCGAGAGCGGGCTGACCGTTCCCGGAACGATCGGCGTGGACGTCGCCGATACCGGCGACGAGTACGTCGTCACCGCCGACCTGCCGGGCTACGACACGGACGACGTCGATCTCCGGCTGGTCGACGGCGCGCTGCGCCTCGAGGCCAGCCGGAGCGGCTCCGAGACCTACGAGGACGGCGACTACATCCGTCGCGAGCGGACGCAGCGATCGATCAACCGACGGATCCGAATCCCCGAACCGGTCGAGGAGGACGGCGTCGAAGCCACGTACAACAACGGCATCCTGACCGTGACCCTTCCGAAACTCTCCGGTGGCGAGGGCGGCGGCCACGAGATCGACATCAGCTGA
- the pheA gene encoding prephenate dehydratase, with amino-acid sequence MRTVTLGPEGTYSHRAARTVSDEVSFSSSVTSIVEAVADGAYDRVVVPIENSIEGSVTETVDALAVEEVSVLREIVTPIRHALLAQDESFETVASHSQALAQCRSYLSEHHADASREAVSSTAEAVDLAREDPSIAAIAHPGSAGESLRVLATEIQDRPSNETRFFVLGPESAGSTAGGKTSLVIYPASNYPGLLLALLEPFDENGVNLTRIESRPTGAQLGEYLFHLDLEGGLYEPRIESAVAAVEAALDDGWVRRLGSYDVEHVVE; translated from the coding sequence ATGCGAACCGTCACGCTCGGTCCGGAGGGGACGTACTCTCACCGGGCCGCCCGCACCGTGAGCGACGAGGTCTCGTTCAGTTCGTCGGTGACGTCGATCGTGGAAGCGGTCGCCGATGGCGCCTACGACCGTGTCGTCGTTCCGATCGAGAACAGTATCGAGGGGAGCGTCACCGAAACCGTCGACGCGCTGGCCGTCGAAGAGGTCTCCGTCCTTCGGGAGATCGTCACGCCGATCAGACACGCATTACTCGCCCAGGACGAGTCGTTCGAGACCGTCGCGAGCCACTCGCAGGCGCTCGCCCAGTGTCGGTCGTACCTCTCAGAACACCACGCCGACGCGTCGCGCGAGGCGGTCTCGAGCACGGCGGAAGCCGTCGATCTCGCCAGAGAGGATCCCTCGATCGCCGCTATCGCCCATCCGGGATCGGCGGGCGAGTCCCTTCGCGTCCTCGCCACCGAGATCCAGGACCGTCCCTCGAACGAGACGCGCTTTTTCGTGCTGGGACCGGAGTCGGCCGGGTCGACGGCCGGCGGCAAGACGTCGCTCGTCATCTACCCGGCGTCGAACTACCCCGGCTTGCTCCTCGCGCTGCTGGAGCCGTTCGACGAGAACGGCGTCAACCTGACGCGGATCGAATCCCGACCGACCGGGGCGCAGCTGGGCGAGTACCTCTTCCACCTCGATCTCGAGGGCGGGCTCTACGAGCCGCGGATCGAGTCGGCGGTGGCGGCCGTGGAGGCGGCGCTCGACGACGGGTGGGTTCGGCGACTGGGATCGTACGACGTCGAACACGTCGTGGAGTAG
- a CDS encoding non-histone chromosomal MC1 family protein produces MVREDGKRNFALREGSGDESSVFSGNTPRQAALKAARRLEPGSSESGADRVELRLREKGTDKVHIYEGWAWEETAPDDKPDWMPQEITEANVSKQGIEHLDE; encoded by the coding sequence ATGGTACGTGAAGACGGCAAACGAAACTTCGCGCTTCGCGAAGGAAGCGGTGACGAATCGAGTGTCTTCTCCGGAAACACGCCGAGGCAGGCCGCGCTGAAGGCCGCCCGGCGGCTCGAACCGGGATCGAGCGAGTCGGGCGCCGACCGCGTCGAGCTTCGGCTCCGGGAGAAGGGCACCGACAAGGTACACATCTACGAGGGCTGGGCCTGGGAGGAGACGGCTCCCGACGACAAGCCGGATTGGATGCCCCAGGAGATCACCGAGGCGAACGTCTCGAAACAGGGCATCGAACACCTTGACGAGTAA
- a CDS encoding carboxylate--amine ligase — translation MDSPARTRDGPASVVVPAIDAPSSVACLRSLGRRNVRTIVVSESPTAPAVHSAFCDEVVPICAPETDLLAYRDGLLSLARRDDVRAIVPVREADVYVLAAYRDEFAEHVKTPWPDRETLARVQDRCRLFDAANRADVGAPETALLSEVDDREREWIVKPRYSILTDAYVDCDPAECVAPPTTTYLPPGTDPDVDCLTAEMGHEPICQSYVRTPHEYGFFALYDDGAPVATFQHRQRRGYSYAGGPSAFRESVDIPALEDAGLSLLDELDWQGLAMVEFLRDEETGEFKLMEINPRFWSSLPFTVQAGVDFPYYYWKLCNGGCEPVGAPYDVGVAGHLLRGEALYLYSILADDVELVDRPSFLGELGTVARSLVSHPRFDYLQRDDPRPFVRDLQNAIGSIRHGWREPPRNGTENRTKQADHSAPVDHSPPIDRS, via the coding sequence ATGGACTCGCCAGCGCGCACGAGGGACGGACCGGCATCGGTGGTCGTTCCCGCCATCGACGCGCCGAGTAGCGTCGCCTGCCTGCGGTCGCTCGGACGGCGGAACGTACGCACGATCGTCGTCTCGGAGTCACCGACCGCGCCGGCCGTTCACTCCGCGTTCTGTGACGAGGTCGTCCCGATCTGCGCTCCGGAAACCGACCTGCTCGCCTACCGCGACGGACTCCTCTCGCTCGCCCGACGGGACGACGTCCGGGCGATCGTCCCGGTCCGCGAGGCGGACGTCTACGTCCTCGCCGCCTACCGCGACGAGTTCGCGGAGCACGTGAAGACACCCTGGCCGGATCGCGAGACGCTCGCCAGGGTGCAGGATCGGTGTCGGCTCTTCGACGCCGCCAACCGCGCCGACGTCGGCGCACCCGAGACCGCCCTCCTGAGCGAGGTCGACGATCGCGAGCGCGAGTGGATCGTCAAGCCGCGCTACTCCATCCTCACCGACGCGTACGTCGACTGCGACCCAGCCGAGTGCGTCGCACCGCCGACGACCACCTACCTCCCGCCAGGAACCGACCCCGACGTCGACTGCCTCACCGCCGAGATGGGCCACGAACCCATCTGCCAGTCGTACGTCCGGACGCCCCACGAGTACGGCTTCTTCGCCCTCTACGACGACGGCGCCCCGGTCGCGACATTTCAGCACCGACAGCGTCGCGGCTACAGCTACGCAGGTGGACCGAGCGCGTTCCGCGAATCCGTCGACATCCCGGCCCTCGAAGACGCCGGGCTCTCACTCCTCGACGAACTCGACTGGCAGGGGCTGGCGATGGTCGAGTTCTTACGGGACGAGGAGACCGGCGAGTTCAAACTCATGGAGATAAACCCCCGCTTCTGGTCGTCGCTCCCGTTCACCGTCCAGGCCGGTGTCGACTTCCCGTACTACTACTGGAAGCTGTGCAACGGCGGCTGCGAACCCGTCGGTGCCCCCTACGACGTCGGCGTCGCCGGGCACCTCCTCCGCGGTGAGGCGCTCTACCTCTACTCCATCCTCGCCGACGACGTCGAACTCGTCGACCGGCCGTCGTTTCTCGGCGAACTCGGCACGGTCGCCCGGTCGCTCGTCTCCCACCCCCGGTTCGACTATCTCCAGCGAGACGACCCGCGACCGTTCGTCCGGGATCTCCAGAACGCGATCGGCTCGATCCGGCACGGGTGGCGAGAACCGCCCCGAAACGGAACCGAGAACCGTACGAAGCAGGCGGATCACTCCGCGCCGGTGGATCACTCCCCACCGATAGATCGTTCGTAG
- the pheT gene encoding phenylalanine--tRNA ligase subunit beta: MPTVDIDPDELRTLTGATDVADAELKDDLFALGLEYEGETEDGDFELEFAPDRLDRLSVEGIARSLRYQYGEDRGVYVPTTTEADWTILVDESVPAERPYVTGAVIRGVDLDEDSLDSVIQLQEKLHATMGRNRVKGAIGIHDLAMLRGAPATEGNPTIRYTGVEPDGERFVPLDSDQELTPGEVLEEHPTGREYAPVVDDYAAMPAIYDDIGLFSFPPVINGRRTEVSTDSRELFVEMTGTDQWTIDKMLAIVCYAFDARGATIEDVTVEYADPSVAAEAIEASGGRTEAGDGEVDDGENEDDAPSLVRPELSTKTKTVAHDRIETILGIDLDPEAVQDLAERSGLEAAIEGASNDGTTATDGLAYEVTIPPYRVDVLHPLDVIDDLGRAWGFNDLDARYPEIGTVGGRHERSRLEEAVRETLVGLGFEDMLNFHLIGEADTYDRMSVEPGTDVLGGGEPARIKNPYSEAFGIVRTWALPSLLTVLENNTHRAYPQDLAEVGFVAEVDEHENTGVAESRHVAGVLARHDAAYEDAKARLQALCRAFDVDLETPSTEHPSFVGGRTATVVVDGDEVGVLGELHPAVLVEHDLEVPVAAFEFDLTALRDE, from the coding sequence ATGCCAACCGTCGACATCGACCCCGACGAACTGCGCACCCTGACCGGCGCGACCGACGTGGCCGACGCGGAGTTGAAAGACGACCTCTTCGCCCTCGGGCTGGAGTACGAGGGCGAGACCGAGGACGGCGACTTCGAGCTCGAGTTCGCGCCGGACCGGCTGGATCGCCTCTCCGTCGAGGGGATCGCCCGCTCGCTTCGCTACCAGTACGGCGAGGATCGGGGCGTCTACGTCCCGACGACGACCGAGGCAGACTGGACGATCCTGGTCGACGAGTCCGTCCCCGCCGAGCGCCCCTACGTCACCGGCGCGGTGATCCGCGGGGTCGACCTGGACGAGGACTCGCTCGACTCGGTCATCCAGCTACAGGAGAAACTCCACGCGACGATGGGACGCAACCGGGTGAAGGGCGCGATCGGGATTCACGACCTCGCGATGCTCAGAGGGGCCCCTGCCACCGAAGGTAACCCGACGATCCGGTATACGGGGGTCGAACCCGACGGCGAGCGCTTCGTCCCCCTCGACTCCGATCAGGAGTTGACGCCGGGCGAGGTCCTCGAAGAGCACCCGACGGGACGCGAGTACGCCCCTGTCGTCGACGACTACGCGGCCATGCCCGCGATCTACGACGACATCGGGCTGTTCTCGTTCCCGCCGGTGATCAACGGCCGCCGGACGGAGGTCTCGACCGACTCGCGCGAGCTGTTCGTCGAGATGACCGGCACCGACCAGTGGACGATCGACAAGATGCTCGCGATCGTCTGTTACGCCTTCGACGCTCGCGGCGCGACGATCGAGGACGTCACCGTCGAGTACGCTGACCCGTCGGTCGCCGCCGAAGCCATCGAGGCGAGCGGCGGGCGCACCGAGGCAGGTGACGGCGAAGTCGACGACGGCGAGAACGAGGACGACGCACCGTCACTCGTCCGCCCGGAGCTCTCGACGAAGACCAAGACCGTCGCACACGACCGGATCGAGACGATCCTCGGCATCGATCTGGACCCCGAGGCCGTCCAGGATCTCGCCGAGCGCTCCGGACTGGAGGCCGCCATCGAGGGTGCGTCCAACGATGGGACCACCGCCACCGACGGCCTCGCGTACGAGGTGACGATCCCGCCCTACCGCGTCGACGTGCTCCACCCGCTGGACGTGATCGACGACCTCGGACGGGCCTGGGGCTTCAACGACCTCGACGCGCGCTACCCCGAGATCGGCACCGTCGGCGGACGACACGAACGCAGTCGCCTCGAGGAGGCGGTCCGCGAGACGCTCGTCGGCCTCGGCTTCGAGGACATGCTGAACTTCCACCTGATCGGCGAGGCGGACACCTACGATCGGATGAGCGTCGAACCGGGGACGGACGTCCTCGGCGGGGGCGAGCCCGCGCGGATCAAGAACCCCTACAGCGAGGCCTTCGGCATCGTCCGCACCTGGGCGCTCCCATCGCTGCTCACCGTCCTCGAGAACAACACCCACCGCGCGTACCCGCAGGACCTCGCCGAGGTGGGCTTCGTCGCCGAGGTCGACGAGCACGAGAACACGGGCGTCGCCGAATCGCGCCACGTCGCCGGTGTCCTCGCCCGCCACGACGCCGCCTACGAGGACGCCAAAGCCCGCCTCCAGGCGCTCTGTCGCGCGTTCGACGTCGACCTGGAGACACCGTCGACGGAGCACCCCTCGTTCGTCGGCGGGCGCACGGCGACTGTCGTCGTCGACGGCGACGAGGTGGGCGTCCTCGGCGAACTCCACCCCGCGGTGCTCGTCGAACACGATCTCGAAGTACCCGTCGCGGCCTTCGAGTTCGACCTGACCGCACTGAGAGACGAGTAG
- a CDS encoding phenylalanine--tRNA ligase subunit alpha, producing the protein MQLPQAQVAVLEAASADDAESVDALAAATDLPPETVTGALFALSEEGLVTVSEAVEESISLTEEGKTYASEGLPEVRLYETALDGAADEPVQLGQVIGASGLEGPQVDIALSNYARKGYGTIDSGELTADPAADPETDPEAAALTAIAAADGDGGVSVDDLEVDGETLDQLERRDLLTREESTVRSATLTDAGVTELMAGVETAETVGQLTPELLTSGEWRDAAFAEYNVEADAEELRGGRMHVLRRTAERVKEVLVGMGFQEMDGPHVDADFWINDCLFMPQDHPARTHWDRFALEEPSHIDELPADLVERVERAHREGVGEDGEGYHSPWDEDFARALALRGHTTSLTTRHLSGHQIGEIEPPARFFSVEKAYRNDTLDSTHLLEFFQIEGWVMADELSVRDLMGTFEEFYAQFGITDIEFKPHYNPYTEPSFELFGTHPTTGELIEIGNSGIFREEMLEPLGVEADVMAWGLALERLAMLVTGAEDIRDLHGSLADLEFLRNAEVIY; encoded by the coding sequence ATGCAACTGCCACAGGCACAGGTCGCGGTCTTGGAGGCCGCGAGCGCAGACGACGCAGAATCAGTCGACGCCCTCGCGGCGGCGACCGACCTTCCGCCGGAGACGGTCACGGGCGCGCTCTTCGCGCTCTCCGAGGAGGGGCTGGTCACCGTCAGCGAGGCCGTCGAGGAATCGATCTCGCTCACCGAAGAGGGTAAAACGTACGCGAGCGAGGGACTGCCGGAGGTGCGCCTCTACGAGACGGCACTGGACGGCGCCGCCGACGAACCGGTCCAGCTGGGCCAGGTCATCGGCGCCTCCGGACTCGAGGGCCCGCAGGTCGACATCGCCCTCTCGAACTACGCCCGGAAGGGCTACGGAACGATCGACAGCGGCGAACTCACCGCGGACCCCGCCGCCGACCCCGAGACGGATCCGGAGGCCGCCGCACTGACGGCGATCGCCGCGGCGGACGGGGACGGTGGCGTCTCCGTGGACGACCTCGAGGTGGACGGGGAGACGCTCGACCAGCTCGAACGGCGGGACCTGCTGACCCGCGAGGAGTCGACCGTCCGTTCGGCGACGCTCACCGACGCCGGTGTGACCGAGCTGATGGCCGGCGTCGAGACGGCCGAGACCGTCGGGCAGCTCACCCCCGAGTTGCTCACGAGCGGCGAGTGGCGCGACGCCGCGTTCGCCGAGTACAACGTCGAAGCCGACGCCGAGGAGTTACGGGGCGGCCGGATGCACGTCCTCCGGCGGACCGCGGAGCGGGTGAAGGAGGTCCTCGTCGGCATGGGCTTTCAGGAGATGGACGGCCCGCACGTCGACGCGGACTTCTGGATCAACGACTGCCTGTTCATGCCCCAGGACCACCCGGCCCGGACCCACTGGGACCGCTTCGCCCTGGAGGAGCCGAGCCACATCGACGAGTTGCCGGCCGACCTCGTCGAGCGAGTCGAACGGGCCCACCGCGAGGGCGTCGGCGAGGACGGCGAGGGCTATCACTCGCCCTGGGACGAGGACTTCGCCCGCGCGCTCGCGCTTCGCGGCCACACCACGTCGCTCACCACGAGACACCTTTCGGGCCACCAGATCGGCGAGATCGAGCCGCCGGCGCGCTTCTTCAGCGTCGAGAAGGCCTACCGGAACGACACGCTCGACTCGACGCACTTGCTCGAGTTCTTCCAGATCGAGGGCTGGGTGATGGCCGACGAACTCTCCGTGCGCGACCTGATGGGCACCTTCGAGGAGTTCTACGCCCAGTTCGGGATCACGGACATCGAGTTCAAACCGCACTACAACCCCTACACGGAGCCGAGCTTCGAACTGTTCGGGACGCACCCGACGACGGGCGAACTGATCGAGATCGGCAACTCGGGGATCTTCCGCGAGGAGATGCTCGAACCGTTGGGCGTCGAGGCCGACGTGATGGCCTGGGGGCTCGCCCTCGAACGGCTGGCGATGCTCGTCACCGGCGCGGAGGACATCCGCGACTTGCACGGCTCGCTGGCCGACCTCGAGTTCCTGCGCAACGCGGAGGTGATCTACTGA
- a CDS encoding class I SAM-dependent methyltransferase, with product MGRGWERVYDESDYDRRAYLGGEEMVDCLSRFVDRFGPFEDVVSVGCGPAVVPFALAERRPSISITGLDAAEPVVTDNRDLAAERGLENLSFAVDTLPDLDVDRQFDLVYCVATLYFVREAERAVERLFEHVRPGGYLVLNYPNERTRSWARENGADKTVDFSLVAEGENVLSRDGIGRLLGAEPRDYWTAVDAADADFATSDTPMVYVERPDDGDTKPSG from the coding sequence ATGGGTCGAGGATGGGAGCGCGTCTACGACGAGTCCGACTACGACCGCCGCGCGTACCTCGGTGGCGAGGAGATGGTCGACTGTCTCAGCCGCTTCGTCGACCGGTTCGGTCCGTTCGAAGACGTCGTCTCGGTTGGCTGCGGTCCGGCGGTCGTCCCCTTCGCGCTGGCCGAACGGCGTCCGTCGATTTCGATCACCGGCCTGGACGCCGCCGAACCGGTCGTCACCGACAACCGCGACCTGGCGGCCGAACGCGGCCTCGAGAACCTCTCGTTCGCGGTGGACACGCTGCCGGACCTCGACGTCGACCGTCAGTTCGACCTCGTCTACTGCGTCGCGACGCTCTACTTCGTCCGTGAGGCGGAACGCGCGGTCGAACGCCTCTTCGAGCACGTTCGACCCGGCGGGTACCTCGTCCTGAACTACCCGAACGAACGCACCCGGTCGTGGGCCAGGGAGAACGGCGCGGACAAGACGGTGGACTTCTCGCTGGTCGCCGAGGGCGAGAACGTCCTCTCGCGCGATGGAATCGGTCGGCTACTCGGCGCCGAACCGAGGGACTACTGGACCGCCGTGGACGCAGCCGACGCTGACTTCGCCACGTCGGACACGCCCATGGTGTACGTCGAGCGACCCGACGACGGCGACACGAAACCGAGCGGCTGA
- the rimI gene encoding ribosomal protein S18-alanine N-acetyltransferase, with translation MTVPHPAPDGVTIRRAERADLLAVIRIESASFPQPWPANAFEAFLGEPGFLVAVDAANRVVGYAVADVTPTHGGLLGHLKDIAVHPDRRGNGIATALLERVFVLMHTSGADSLKLEVRESNEPALELYRGAGFEPLRRVDDYYADGEDAIVMLHDLDE, from the coding sequence GTGACAGTTCCGCACCCGGCCCCCGACGGCGTGACGATCCGTCGAGCCGAGCGTGCGGATCTGCTGGCCGTGATCCGCATCGAGTCGGCTTCGTTCCCACAGCCGTGGCCGGCGAACGCGTTCGAGGCGTTCCTCGGCGAACCGGGGTTCCTCGTCGCCGTCGACGCCGCCAACCGCGTCGTCGGGTACGCCGTCGCCGACGTCACGCCGACCCACGGCGGCCTCCTGGGGCACCTGAAGGACATCGCCGTCCACCCCGACCGCCGCGGCAACGGCATCGCCACGGCCCTGCTGGAGCGGGTCTTCGTGCTCATGCACACGAGCGGAGCCGACAGCCTGAAACTCGAGGTTCGCGAGTCGAACGAACCGGCGCTCGAACTCTACCGCGGGGCAGGGTTCGAACCCTTACGCCGTGTCGACGACTACTACGCGGACGGTGAAGACGCCATCGTGATGCTTCACGACCTCGACGAGTGA
- a CDS encoding DUF5810 domain-containing protein, with amino-acid sequence MGYACPICGAEQADGVHLANHLAVTASLGRPDHEAWLAEYAPDWRDDSPDELADRVTPHATEIETPTFETDEGSRPQTGFEHELAAQTRGPGRGSRATAGREMRADPLTDTADRSADVESVLAEARELTAEMRADPDDERDDAETGGDEHEEATDGPAPTDGDENA; translated from the coding sequence ATGGGATACGCCTGCCCGATCTGTGGCGCCGAACAAGCCGACGGTGTCCACCTCGCGAACCACCTCGCCGTGACGGCGTCGCTCGGCCGCCCCGACCACGAGGCGTGGCTCGCCGAGTACGCGCCGGACTGGCGCGACGACTCGCCCGACGAACTCGCCGACAGGGTCACACCCCACGCCACGGAGATCGAGACGCCCACGTTCGAAACCGACGAGGGCAGCCGCCCCCAGACGGGCTTCGAGCACGAGCTGGCCGCCCAGACACGCGGTCCCGGCCGCGGCAGTCGGGCGACCGCCGGCCGCGAGATGAGAGCGGATCCGCTGACCGACACCGCCGATCGATCGGCCGACGTCGAGTCGGTTCTCGCCGAGGCACGCGAACTGACCGCGGAGATGCGCGCCGACCCCGACGACGAACGGGACGACGCCGAGACGGGCGGCGACGAGCACGAGGAGGCCACCGACGGCCCCGCACCGACGGACGGAGACGAAAACGCGTAA